Below is a window of Xiphophorus couchianus chromosome 1, X_couchianus-1.0, whole genome shotgun sequence DNA.
ttcccctgcagaggaactccgttcacgtcacagaaagcagggaggcgaagacacttctcctttttgcttagagaaggaaaagggaagttgcagcttgaagtgtcactgaaaacagggcagagagtttggattaaagctcaagatcggcctgcaactacggggatcaagctgagattcaacgcccaagattttgtaaagtaagtactgaacttcaacacagtactactgatgaagaaaggggtccatgaggaagcagtgctcaagccagttcttagctacagcgaaccagaacattacaagaagatggccagagaatcaagcaccatgccatcctatattagactggccactattacaggaaggttgccgttcaaagaacaacttcaaggctttggactgggagggccgtgaagaaattggattatgctaaagaagaactcctgtcacaacctgatggattaaaatggaaaaggatcatgattacggataaagcgtcatgatgcttatgctttttgctttgctctgctgaacagccagaaaagttttttttttgaggccttctgtctcagcccatcttccctaaagaaccattccacatcctgaagaaccgacagttcatccagcgaaggttcctgtagaagaatcagagcgatccaagttttcttcgacattcatcacctcatgggggaaatcaaaactccaaagagggggtgtcaagagaagtggagttttgatgactacactgagccctctgtgaaaactgaggatgaagaatctgcatcttcacatcccagacgaacctcttctctttctagtggatgaggacggcgaactgcaggagggtgatggactcccagcatgtgaaaggtctgacctcgtggagggggtgtcaagaaaatccgagctcatcccacttccccatgctagagattttagtttaacagtaataataaagttatctttaaaatgaatcactcaagtgatatcaaggcccaacagtagacttaagtgtcaataaaataaatctggttgtgtgtgttgtttttgtctcatgcaaactttgctttaattctacttttttctatctaatcataagaaatcatagtcagtcagagagagtcattaaacaggaaaagcaggtttcctggaaaaagaggaagtttccagcctgcagatttataaaaatagctgagactattttaaagcatgaaagttttaaaaaattaaatctaaacattattagtaattggataagattcaaagtaaaatacttatatgaatattggtttacttgtaataatacacttatatttgtgggaactacaagaaaaacaagtaactgtaactttagtagtaaataattagaatcatgtattattcttggtttcttttcagaaaaacatctgtaataactcacattaagattataataagaataattaataagttatggttataaaattataaatgaatgatagatcagagaagctgaagaaaataaatgtgatataagttatggttataaaattataaatgaatgctaaatcagagaagctaaagaaaataaatgtgatataaatgtgattttgacattaaacttgaaatggtgtaaaaaggtgtaactgcaattaaacatcactgatatgttggaggtagagagtaggtgaaaggttgtgcaggcaagggacacaggaggttgagcaaccctgagacattggcacagacatcaggaaatgtctgtaagacagtgatggatatgagatcatctgtctaagcagacagcaggcgcaccaggggggtggatgaaccctatataaggtgagtgcaaaagaggaaccttttgttggatcctccgggcagcttcgagccaagatcgagatggacaaaaaactctgcagctgaagaagagccggggccacggagccggagactgtcctgcacatggagaccaacccgtctggcccacaatctgtggcttcgaatcgcacttctctcatcggctgggttctgaccccaaagacaaagatgaagacaaagacaaggaagaagaactggtgccttttttcctgccagcaccaagtcctgtgtgacctcagcatccatgcggagaggaggctcatcagacctgcggagatcctggccttcatcgatcaacatcttcctcctgttgcaacaccttcttcatcatcgtgccaggtctggggttcgaggcgccaaactccgtccgtctctctcaaaggttcccttttttagttctcagtatcagcagtagggaaagatagactagatgattgattttacttatttgattatttctgctactgaattaagctgtactgacccttgcaaaaatgccttactaataaaatatttagcataaagaaaatctaaaagatgttgtggacattcagttaatgagtcaccttaaagttctttgatggttgtaaaatagctgtgatgtttgattctggagaggaagaggtggaaaatgtttttaggttgctggtagcccatatttaaaacctcatccttgggactcgaccgagtcactaaaacctacctggttcaataacaaatgcaagttgcaaaatagagaacgagcgaccgttaacaggtgtgctctgtgaaactagttggctgtaggctgctcagtctggctaattcacagggggaagaagggtgggacacctggatgtaggccgtcagataaccaggcgaatcgtttctcgaaaccagcttaaacagagtttacttcagttctggacagggtaaatcccagcagatttaggaaactcaacggacccgttagacggagagctggtagcacatctcccctctcagaagaggaagtacgagagtgagagagtagagacagaaaggaggggggggggtgttgcgcaacaacactaGTCCacttttttcagacttttgcagaaaaatcagaagaaattatttttggaaaagtaGTAAAAGTTTAAGCAGAATTTAAATTGACTTCAGAATAATATCATGGATAAACTTTATGAACAGTGAATACAGTAACAGCGAATCTAGACAACTGAAATCTAAGTAACACTTTCAcacaacattattatttttagatgtttggCCTGACTAACTCACagttaaatcagtttttcttctttattttcaagTGTCAGAGTTGGtttatttcattattgacaATAACAATCATGACAGGATGTTTTGAATTAtgtgtaattttctttctacaattGTTTGCCACTTTTGTGTTGGcctttcacataaaaatgatCTATACAAACGTTTTTATAAAGATTAATGCCGTCGTTTGGTGTCTCAAAACAAGTTTCTAAGGAAATCACTTATACAAAACACAGGTTATTGCAtgctttttctttaatgttttattatttttatgtattttaaacaattttgagTCCAACATGCATTAAACCCTTCAAACATTTGCAGACTGGAAGTAGAGAGCAGATCGAAGAAACGTCCTACTTTCTTCCTCAAGGAGTGAACAAAGTCAGATGACCTGAGAGATAAAATCGTGTTAACCATTTActgactgaaaaatgaaaagtaagaCATTAATACTCTTTATAAAACAAGCATATGCATATGCAGCAATGTGTGCATAAAGCTGCTGCAATCTGAACCACCAACAGACCAGAAATAAAGATTACTGCAAGAGTTTAGTTTtgaggcaataaaatatttttgtcttaaagtCTGGGAATTAGAGAAATCAGCTGACCTTGACGAAGGCAATGAATAAAACGAACCTAATAACAGTACAGAATTATATAATTATGTAGCATTCTGGGCAGGTCTGTCGCATTAAacgtcacaaaaataaaaaggtttatttcaaGAAAAGGACGAGAAGAGGAGAGTCCTAGAAAAATCTAATCAGTCCAGTTCACAGATATTCAATacaaacatcaataaaacaattaaacaactaaataaaacaaaatctacttttttcagctttatttcatgttagaatgttttccctcatcaaaaacatacctggaatcATAGTTTCCTAAATGGGAACCTTGTCCACTTTTTTCTTCACCAGAGTCTTTTTCTACCTCAACGGCATATTGTGGAAAAAAGGAGAACTTCATTTCTGgcattaaactcagaaattttgagaaaaaactttcagatttttttctagcaaacttttgacttttcaaactcagaaatttcctaattctttctagaaaatttctgagattattctaaaactttctgattttttctagtaaattttttaatgatcaaaatcagaaattttcacgttttattttccagaaaatttctgagataaagcaaaaaatttcaggttttttttttttagaaaattttctacttttcaaatttagaaatttcagtgttttttctagaaaatttctttgattaatctcaaatattccgatttttttttagctaatttttgacatttcacaCTTGGAAATTTCCATGgttctttttctagaaaatataagagatttttctagaacattttcaacattacAAGCTGAGAAatttgcaagattttttttctagaaaatttctgagtttttctagtatttgttttattttgccaactgggaaatttccagttttttttttttttgtttgttttttttttaaatttcggAATTTGTTCCTagtaaaatgttcaacttttgaagcTTTTATTCTAGAAAACTTCAGAGATTGATCTaaagttttctgattttttatagcaatttttcaacttttcaaattcagaaattttctaatttttctagAAACGTTTTGATGTTAATCTcataaattttctatttttttttctagaaacgtTTTGATGTTAATCTcataaattttctattttttctagaaactttcAGATGTTAATctcataaattttattttttctagaaacgTTTTGATGTTAATCTcataaattttctattttttctagaaactttcAGATGTTAATctcataaattttattttttctagaaacgTTTTGATGTTAATCTcataaattttctattttttctagaaactttcAGATGTTAATCtcataaatgttatattttttctagaaactttAATCTCATAAATCTCAGACATGTCTGGCTGAACGTGCCGCTCCTCCTCCATGTTCCCACTACATGCGGTGTTATTGACGGCCTGTGCGGCGCGTCCATCCGGCCCGGTTCGTGTCGGAGGAGGAGAGCTGGAGCTCCTCTCTGTGTCCATGCGGTAGAAAACAGCCTCAACCTCCCCGGATCCCTGAGAGGCTTTTTAAGTCGTGGCCCCCAACACCGCACAGCAggtccgcctcctcctcctgtctctccctcctcctcctctcttcttcctcctctcctcctcctctgtctctctctctctctctccctccgaATAAAACCGACGCTTTCCGCGAATGTGCGAGCTGGCTCCTCGCTAGCAGCCATAATTGGGATTATTCAGGAATAATTCGCCTGATCCTGGCCGCGCTGTTTTCcttcgcttttttttttttttttacgttattTGATGAAATCCTAAAGGTGACGTCGAAGCGCAGCGTCTTCGAGGTTCAGTCCTCgcgttgtttttaaatatatttatatataaatatacctCGGCTGGATTTTTTTGGGCTTCGGTTTTTCCTCATATATTCCATCTGTCATGGAGGCTTTTATTGTGGACCAGTAAGATGTAGCCCACCTTCGCTACGGCAGCAAAACAAAGACTACATACCGACAATTCAGGGGCAGATGCAtcgctttttgttttgtttattttaattctttttttttttttaatttttgaccGAAAGATGGGAAACCGAGGCGTATCGAGGCTGTTGTCTGGGTGGACTAATTGTCCTGCTGCCACTAGCCATTGTGCACACCAAGACGTTTTATTTAGGGGATCCgcgattttttccccctccccagCGATGGTGGGTGGGTTATTCTAAGCGTCGAGATTCTGACATCAATTGGAAATATATGATCAGAGAAAAGCAGATGCCATCCCATCTTCGTGATGcaacataaaatctgttttctcgGATGATATTCAATTGAACACATCCCTCcatctcctccctccctctctgcccCTGTAAAAGGGTGGCGgtggattttttattattattattattactattttaaacACATCCCCCTCATTCTGGATTGCTCGATCAGCTGTTGATTATTACTATTGGTTTTCGACAGCGTCTCATGTTTATTCCATGTCGCTCTTTTGGATGGATTTATGCATAACAGGTGTTGTTGAGCACATCAAGAGGCATGAAGCTTTATTATGTGTCTTACTCTCGATTTGACGAGCAGTGAAACAAAGCGACTgggatcttttttttatttttttggtgcgTGCTTTTTAAGAGAAGACAAAAATACAATGAGGGAATGAAAGGTAGGTTATCATTCATGTCTGTTCTCCGTTTCAAACAtgcacatataaaaaaaaggaggagaaaaaacacCCAGCAGAGGTGATTTTGACACCTGTTCATCTGTTTTTCACTCCACCCTGTGTTTCAGGCCTAGCTGGACTGGCAGCCATTTAATCAGGTGAAATTATTTGctttcaaattttgtttaaagataGAGCTGGAGGGAATAAATGTGATGTTCGTGGCCTACATTGACAAGGCCCACCCAAACCAGTGTCCCTGTGCATTGTTATCATCTCCGCCcataatatttatatatgtagatataaatatatggatatataaatatataaaatggtCAAATTGGTTCAGATTTGGCTTGTTTAATTGTCATTGTTTTATCACTATCACTTTATCGCCTCCTGTTGAGTGAGGTAGCACACTTCACACAGACGcagagtcaaagaaaaaaacccaaatggcTGCTCCTGCTCTGCTGCTACATCCCCATATTTGCTCTCTGCCACGAATGCTACAGATTCTGCTCCTCTGCACTCAAACGGCGGAGCGCAGGGGAAAGCATAAAATGTCCTTTTGCTCATTTACAACATCTCTGTTTGTTGGACATGTCCAGGGTTGGTTATGCTGTGTCTGctccaccccccccccccccatcgtTTCCACCCGCCCTCCATCCCTGTACACCCCCATGCATTCACTCAAACACCCACACTTGCACAAAGTATGTGAGCTGTAGTATCTTAGCAACGGGCTAGGTAATTACTGAGAGAGCCAAGGAGCTGGCATGCTGTAgagctgctgatctgatcccaGCGTTAGGGAAACAGGAAGGCAGAGATTTTAGAGCCGTGTCGTCCAACACGacaattgtgtgttttgtatcCACTGAGTTCACCAACACGCAGGTCAGAcatcttgttttccttttagtttAAACCTCGGAAATGTGTGTCTCTGTTCTCAGGCGCTGAAGCCGTGGACAAAGAAGAGAGATGATTCTGTTGTGTAGGAAAGATCCGCTCGGCCTCTCCTTGTAGAGACCAAGGGGAGACGACGACGACGACGGCGGCGGCAGGAGGATAATAGCTGTTTTCTCAAGGGCCCGGATCAGGCAGGCTCTCTCAGAAGGTGATAGAATGTCGAACCAGAGCTTCGCCATCGATGGCCCTGGCAGTTTACTGGCTGTGCTGGCTTCCCAGAGCGGACCGGGCAAAGGtggcagcagtagcagcagcagtgatGGCAGCAGTGATGGCAGCAGTGGGGGTCTCTCTGCCACAGATGTGTCTGCCTACTTTAAGCTGGTCTTCTTGGGGCTGATCATCTGTGTCAGCCTCGTGGGCAACCTCTTGGTGTCCATGCTGGTGCTGCGAGACAGGACACTCCACAAGGCCCCCTACTTCTTTCTCCTGGACCTGTGCCTGGCCGATGCGGTCCGCTCCGCCGCTTGCTTCCCCTTTGTGCTGGTTTCCGTCCACAACAGCTCGGACTGGCCTTACAGCAAATTGAGTTGCAAAGTTGTGGCTTTCATGTCtgttctgttttgctttcatgCTGCCTTCATGCTGTTTTGTGTGGCTGTCACTCGGTACCTCGCCATCGCCCACCACCGCTTCTACGCCAAACGCATGACCATCTGGACCTGCGCCGCCATCATCTGCATGGTGTGGACCTTGGCCGTCGCCATGGCGTTCCCTCCCGTCTTCAACGTGGGAACTTACGAGTTCATCCGTGATGAAGACCAGTGCATTTTTGAACACCGCCACCTGAAGAACAACGACACCCTTGGCTTCATGCTGATGCTGGCTGTGGTCGTCCTGGCCACTCACGGATTCTACGCCAAGCTCCTGCTCTTTGAGTACAGGCACCGTAAGATGAAACCGGTCCAACTGGTGCCGGCTATCAGCCAGAACTGGACCTTTCACGGTCCCGGAGCGACAGGCCAAGCTGCAGCCAACTGGATCGCGGGGTTCGGTCGCGGCCCCATGCCCCCGACTCTGTTGGGCATCAGGCAGAATTTACACAATCAGCACCGGCGGCTGCTTGGGATGGAGGAGGTCCGGTCAGAGCGCAGGCTGGGCAGGATGTTCTACACCATCACCCTGCTTTTCCTCGTCCTCTGGGCGCCATACATCGTGGCCTGCTTCTGGAGGGTGTTCGTCCAGTCCTGCACCATCCCTCACAGGTACCTCTCCATCACGGTGTGGATGAGCTTTGCCCAGGCCGGCGTCAACCCCATCTTCTGTCTCCTGCTCAATGAGGATCTGAGGAAAGTGCTGCGAGCCCACCTCCCCACCTACTGGAGGACTAAACAACATCTGCCCCAGGATGAGGCCTACTGCATCATGTGAGAGGAAATTAGGGTCCAGGTTTCAGATTTAGAGAGAGCAGAGGGGATTTAGTGCACTTCCTCTTAAGTGTTGGtgtctgatttgttgttttgcacAACAAGATCAAGGTTTTGCTACCAAATTCAGGATTGTCTTGAAGAATGTCCCGTGAGGTGAAAACGGTCCGAACAGGGGCGCTAGAAAACCCCTGGCAACACGTTTGGCGATGTGTACTTCTGACTTATGAACGATAGCTTGGAAAGATCACAACAATCACCACTCCAATTAGGTGTGACAGATGCCATTTTCAAAATAACGTTGCCTTATTTCAGACGGACACGGCGCAGAGAACCAGTTTGTGTCACATAAGGCCCTAAACGGATAAAAACGCCCCTTGAAGAAATGTGCCGTGGACTGTGAATAGAAAGTGTTGATCAGAGTGATGCTAACTCTGAAACACATCAAAGAACTCAAAGGGGTCTGAATGGAGCGACAGACCCCTCTGGACGCCTTTTCATGTAATTCAAAGAAGACTGCAGAATATTAAGCGGACCCGATACCCTTGGATTCATTTAAATAGCTGTTGTGAACGCAGAAGCCCCCCAAACATGCTTGATTTTTTGGACTTAGGGCGTGTCAGGTTTCTTTGTAtcatataatgaaaaaaaaaattgcctgttttgctttatttgtaaaCAATACATGTTAAAGCAGATGACACTATTTTGAAATATGACTTGATTTCTTATTGTATAGACTGTACAGGAATGTACATTCctgcttgtgtgtttttctatagcatttgtgtgtgtgtgtgtgtgtgtgtgtgtgtgtgagagggtgtgtgtgtgagcaaaaAGGGAGAGAAAGGCAGAATGAGACTGACAGGAGAAATGTTGATACAATAGGTTTCAGTAATACTGAGTCAAAATGAAGGCAGCCACACTTTGTTGTCTAAGTCCTGCAAAATTCAGCTGCCATCCTATGGAAATTTATCCTTTAAATGAATTTCTGCAACTGAAAAtgtggtttgattttttttttttatgctaatgtgctaaaaatgtgaaatatcgGGGGATAAGATTAAAAAAGGGGCACTTGTATATTACAAACATGGCATAGGATTTAATGACTTGAACGATGTACGTATattacatcagtttaaaaaaatagcaaatgtatatttattagCAAATGATGGTCTTGGGAATGTTTTAAAGTACTGTACTGTTACTGTATGCTTTCACCAGAATACAACGCAAAAGAAGACGCGCCATGAAGGAAACTCGAATGTTACCAGGCCCTCCTATATTTCAACATAAATGTCATGATTTGAGTGTCTGGATCATGGTGTGTTTGAAAAATCAAAGCGAAATCAGGCTGTTGTGTGGATCCCGGCTCAGTCTGCACTGAATTGTTTCTCCAAATTAAGATTCATGTAATGCAAATGTCTGACCTTCAGTGCGTTAGGCATAGAGATATTAATGTGCAGTCGATCTTTTAAATGTGGACACTTGCACAGCCTGCTGTTCTAGCATGCATTCCACTGCATTTCATAGGTTCCAGACCGGGTATTACAACTTGTACAGATGTTGATGCGGAAAAGGCAAAGTGAGGTCCATAATTTTTACATCTGGCACTCTTTTGCGAGATGATATTCTGTAACTGTAAAGTTTAACTGAGGTGGTTCTTTTGGCCCACTCATCAATAAAGACTCTACTTTTGATGCATTCTGAGTCATGACCTGCCTGGACCGAGACGTGACGACTCGGTGACGCAAATTACATCCtttgtagaaatgttttgaCATTAGCTCTAACTAACACTTAACGTCTGATTTAAAATTACCTGTCATTTATTTCCAGTACAGAAAATTACATAACTGCTCACatcccttgaacattttcacatttaggctgcattcacactgcagcatgaagtgacccaattacaattttttgtcgaaattgatttatttttttatttatttatttttttgccgtggtcgttcacacttccaaatatatgtGACTCCGGTGTGAACTACGAACGGCCTccaagtgtcccgcatgcgcagtagagggcgcaataacgtcacaAATAGAGAGCGCGCTCAGTGTTTTGCTaaccgccataaaaagaagaagaagaagaagaaggaacgctcagtgtttgcggaagtaaacatggatgctaatgatggagcatagcttacgattttaaagttgttgtccgGCCGCAGCCAGCATATTAATAACTTAACCCTCATTATCGTCCGCCATTGTTGTCGTTATTCTTCCCGCTTGCTCGTATTTAGggcgcagaatagtgacgttggtcgagtatcagtgacgttcaggtCGGCCTGGCCGTTCAGATACTATCGGATATCCCAGTAGCCTGGGTCGCATTAGAAAACAATCCAGATATGAAAAGATCAGATTCAGGTCGCATTGAGGCAAAAAACGaacaaacaaagaataaaaatcagaattgggtcacttctggcagcagtgtgaacactTTCTTAGTCATGTGGAAACCATAAACTATGACATGTTTCACTCCGATTTTATGGGATAGACAATGAGGTGGAAAATGACATAtggtttgaattgtttttacagttaataaaatatgtaaaaagtagtTATCCAATGTCAATACTTTAAAGGTTcagtatgtagcttttatgaaaaaatatgttactgtcatgacagtttgttatgagacacataatctgtgaaaagattcaTCTCTACCCAATCTGTGCAGCCTGAACAAATGCATAGCTCTTGAcgaaaagcaaccaatcagagccaggggtaGGGTCTTAGCGCCAGTCAATGTGCTAATTGTGGAGGAACAACTTACcatttattcaaattcaaaaatactttattgatcccaaagggaaattaaatgttgtaactcattaattatccatccatccagccatccatcttcctccgcttatccgaggtcgggtcgcgggggtagcagcttcagaagggaggcccagacttccctctcccccagccacttcttccagctcttccgggggaatcccgaggcgttcccaggccagccgagagacatagtctctccagcgtgtcctgggtcttccccggggcctcctcccggtgggacgtgcccggaacacctcaccagggaggcgtccaggaggcatcctgaccagatgcccaagccacctcaactggctcctctcgatgtgaaggagcagcggctctactctgagtccctcccggatgactgagcttctcaccctatctctaagggagagcccagccaccctacggagaaaacccatttggGCCGCTtatatccgcgatctcgttctttcggtcatgacccaaagctcatgaccatagatgagggtgggaacgtagatcgaccggtaaatcgagagcttcgtggaggagtggaggagtttaagtatctcgggatcttgttcactcattaattaaatttttcaaaaagttattgTTGACAGTGATGGCTATTGGCAGGATAGATCTCTTGTAGCGGTATCTTTTGTCACTGGATGCTAACTAGaattagcattcatgacaggctgtGCTGGGTTGAGCAGCGCCACATAGGGAGAAGGAAGACGAGCTTgattttttcatagattatttGACTCCTACGGTCACAACATAgcaacagtttcaacaaatatgtaaaaaaaaaaaaaattatataaatataaaatgtatatattttttataaaagtgtcGTACCGCTGCTTTAAGGAATAACAATTTGCTGCAATGACAGCAGTCATGTTTCTATCAActtcttttcaaaatagctcTGAAGTGTCTGcaaacattatttgtcatttatGGCCACAGGATTCCTCTTACTATTTACACcagaactttgactaggccattttaacacatggaTTTAAACCAGTGGTCTCCATTTTCACCTCTCAGAAGCATCTTTATGTGTTGAATCAAATAGTTAAATTATCTCTCCAGAACGCTATCAGGTGGGGAAAAGGCTGATTCAGATGTTTTGGGACCAGTAAATAGTTATATTagttatatactgtatatactgtagtTAACTAGTTATATTTACTTGAGAAACTTATTGGGAAAAAATTACCTTTAGGAGTAAtgttttactacactgtactttttactttttcttgagtagctttattataaaatatccCTACTCGACTGAGTAACCTCGCTGAAGGAAGGTTGTTTTCATTCAGactcacacctgcagtttctattagttttttattgaaagaaactaatttgaaa
It encodes the following:
- the gpr173 gene encoding putative G-protein coupled receptor 173; this translates as MSNQSFAIDGPGSLLAVLASQSGPGKGGSSSSSSDGSSDGSSGGLSATDVSAYFKLVFLGLIICVSLVGNLLVSMLVLRDRTLHKAPYFFLLDLCLADAVRSAACFPFVLVSVHNSSDWPYSKLSCKVVAFMSVLFCFHAAFMLFCVAVTRYLAIAHHRFYAKRMTIWTCAAIICMVWTLAVAMAFPPVFNVGTYEFIRDEDQCIFEHRHLKNNDTLGFMLMLAVVVLATHGFYAKLLLFEYRHRKMKPVQLVPAISQNWTFHGPGATGQAAANWIAGFGRGPMPPTLLGIRQNLHNQHRRLLGMEEVRSERRLGRMFYTITLLFLVLWAPYIVACFWRVFVQSCTIPHRYLSITVWMSFAQAGVNPIFCLLLNEDLRKVLRAHLPTYWRTKQHLPQDEAYCIM